The genomic region GCGGGCGACGACCGGGCTGGAGGTCGACCCCCGGGCGGGGTCCGGCGGCCGGGACGCCGGCGACCGGGCGGCGCTCGCCCGCGTCCTCCGCAACGTCGCCGCCACCGCCGCCCGCCACGCGAGGGCCAGGGTGGCGTTCTCGGTGGCCGAGGTCGACGGGTCGGTGGTGGTCGCCGTCGACGACGACGGGCCCGGCATCCCGGCCCCGGAGCGGCGGCGGGTGTTCGAGCGGTTCGTGCGGCTGGACGACGCCCGGGCTCGCGACTCGGGCGGGACGGGCCTGGGCCTCGCCATCGTCGCCGAGCTGGTGAGCGCGCACGGCGGGGCGGTGGCGGTGGCCGACAGCCCGCTCGGCGGCACCCGGGTCGAGGTGCGGCTGCCGGCCGGTTCAGGGTGACTTCAGCGAGCCCGTGGAAAGGTGAGGTCATGAACCGCAGGACGAAGTGGATCGCCGCGGGCGCCGGGGCGCTGCTGCTGGCCGGGGCGGGCACGGGCATCGCCGTCGCCGCCGGCGGCGGGGACGACGCCGAGGCCCCGATCACCGGCGACGCGCTGCGCCGGGCCAGCGCCGCCGCGCTGGAGCACACCGGCGGCGGCCGGGTCACCGAGACCGAGGTCGGCGACGAGGAGGGCTACTACGAGGTGGAGGTGACCATGGACGACGGCCGCCAGGTCGACGTCCACCTCGACCGGGACTTCAACGTGCTCGACGCCTCCGCCGACCGCGAGGGCGACGACGCCGACGACGGCACCGACGACTGACGCGGGGTCCACCCGCCGGCGACCCGCTCGTCCGCCGACCCGGCCGGCCTGACCCCGGCCCCCCGCACGATCCCTGCGGCCGCGGCGGGTCAGTCGGCCGGGACGACGAGCCGGACGTCACCGGCGGCAGCCCCGGCCGGCGGGCGGGGTGCCGGTACCCTGGGCGGCGCCCGTCTCCCCAGGTCCCGGAGGTCCCGATGGCGGCAGCACCGGTCGGCCAGTACCCCGTCGCCGCGCTCGGCGCGACCGAGCGGGGGGCGTTCGTCGTCCGGGTCTACCAACACCTGGTCGCCGCCGTCGCCGCCTTCCTGGCCTTCGAGACGCTCCTCGTCACCCTCGGCATCAGCGAGGCGCTGTACGACCTGATCGCCGGCAGCCGGGGCGCCTGGCTCCTCGTCCTCGGCGGCTTCATGGTCGTCAACTGGCTGTCCACGTCGGCGGCCCACGACCTCGCCAACCCGGCCCGCCAGTACGGCGGCCTGTTCGGCCTGGCCGCCGCCGAGGCGGTCATCTTCGCCCCGTTCCTCCACTACGTGTTCCACGTCGAGGGCGGCGGGGCGACGACCGTGTGGGCCGCCGCGGTCATCACCGCCGTCGGCTTCGCCGGCCTGACCGTCGTCGCCTTCACCACCAGGGCCGACCTGTCGTTCCTGCGCCCGATGCTGATGTGGGGCGGCGTGTGCGCCCTGGTCCTGATCGGCGCCGCCCTGCTGTTCGGGCTCGAGCTCGGCGTCTGGTTCTCGGTCGGGATGATCGCCCTGGCCGGCGGCTCGATCCTCTACCAGACCCAGACGATCATGCGCCGCTACCCGTCGGAGGCCCACGTCGGCGCGGCGGTCCAGCTGTTCGCCTCGGTGATGCTGCTGTTCTGGTACGTCCTGCGCCTGCTCACCCAGATGCGCCGCTGAGCACGCCCGCCTGACCGCCGCTCCGGCGGCGGGCGCCGGTACCGTGCCGCCCCGTGGTGGCGCTGCTGCGCGGCAACCGGGACCTCCGGCTGCTGTTCTTCGCCCAGGTCGTCTCCTACCTCGGCGACTGGTTCGCCGACGTCGCCCTGCTCGGCCTCGTGCTCGACCTGTCCGACTCGCCGCTCGCGGCCGGCGGGCTGATGGTCGCCACCATGCTCCCGGTCTTCCTCGTGACCCCGCTGGCCGGGCCGATGGTCGACCGCCTCGACCGGCGCCGCCTCGTCATCGCCGTCTCGCTCTGCCAGTGCCTGTTCGCGCTCACCCTCCTGGCGGTGAGCGAGTCGACGCTGTGGCTGGCGTTCCTGGCCAGGGCCGGGGTCGCCGCGCTCGGCGCGTTCGTCGCCCCGGCCGCCCAGGCCGCCATCCCGAACCTGGTCGAGCCGGAGGACCTGCCGAGGGCCAACGCGCTCCTCGGGTCGGTGTGGGGCGCCATGCTCGCCGTCGGCGCCGCCGTCGGCGGGGCGTTCGCCGTGGCGTTCGGCCGTGACGCCGCCTTCGTGGCCGACGCGGCGACGTTCGTCGTCGCCGCGGCGCTGATCGCCGGCGTCCGCCGCCCGATGAACGCGCCCCGCCCCGCCGCCGGGACCCGGCTGCGGCCGATCGCCGACACGGTCGACGCCGTCCGCTACGCCGCCGGCCACCGGCCCGTGCTCCTGCTGCTGTTCTCGAAGACCGGCCTCGGCCTCGCAGGCGGCGTGGTCCCGCTCCTCGCCGTGTACGGCACCGACGTGTTCCACGGCGGCGACGCGGCCATCGGCCTGCTGCTCGCCGCCCGGGGGATGGGCGCGCTGCTCGGTCCGCTCTTCGCCCGCCGGCACGCGGCGAGGGGCACGCCGACGATCCTGCTCGTGTGCGGCGCCGCCGGCCTCGTGTACGGGATCGGCTACCTGGGCGTCGCCGCCTCGCCGGTGCTCGGGGTGGCGCTGGTCGCCGCGTTCGTCGCCCACCTGGGCGGCGGCGCCCAGTGGACCCTGTCGAACATCGGCCTCCAGAGCGAGACCCCCGACGAGCTGCGGGGCCGGATCTTCGCCGCCGACTTCGCGCTCGTCACCTTGACCATGAGCACGTCGTTCCTGCTGTCCGGCTGGGGGAGCGACACGTTCGGTCCCCGGCCGGTCACCGTCGCCCTCGCCCTCGTGGCCAGCACGTGGGGGGTCGCCTACCTGACCCTCACGAGGACGATCCGCCGGCCCGAGCCCGTCCACGCCGGCGCGCTGGCCGGCGCGGACGGGCCCCCGGCCCGCTAGTCCGTCGAGACGATGAAGCTCTGGATGACCCGGTCGAGCGCCTCGTAGTCGGCGTCGTTCAGCACCTGGACGTTCACGTACACGGTGAACGCCTGGTTCTCCGGGGTGGCGGCGATGGCGACGAAGACGGCGTCGCCGCAGGTGTAGTGCTCGAAGCGGCCGGTGTAGAGGCCGTCGTCGTAGTCCTCCCTGGTGCCGCCCTCGCAGGCGTTGTCGACGCCGATCCCGCTCGTGAGCAGGTCGATGGTGCCGTCGGGGTCGTGGAACCCGT from Acidimicrobiales bacterium harbors:
- a CDS encoding ATP-binding protein, producing the protein RATTGLEVDPRAGSGGRDAGDRAALARVLRNVAATAARHARARVAFSVAEVDGSVVVAVDDDGPGIPAPERRRVFERFVRLDDARARDSGGTGLGLAIVAELVSAHGGAVAVADSPLGGTRVEVRLPAGSG
- a CDS encoding Bax inhibitor-1 family protein — translated: MAAAPVGQYPVAALGATERGAFVVRVYQHLVAAVAAFLAFETLLVTLGISEALYDLIAGSRGAWLLVLGGFMVVNWLSTSAAHDLANPARQYGGLFGLAAAEAVIFAPFLHYVFHVEGGGATTVWAAAVITAVGFAGLTVVAFTTRADLSFLRPMLMWGGVCALVLIGAALLFGLELGVWFSVGMIALAGGSILYQTQTIMRRYPSEAHVGAAVQLFASVMLLFWYVLRLLTQMRR
- a CDS encoding MFS transporter; amino-acid sequence: MVALLRGNRDLRLLFFAQVVSYLGDWFADVALLGLVLDLSDSPLAAGGLMVATMLPVFLVTPLAGPMVDRLDRRRLVIAVSLCQCLFALTLLAVSESTLWLAFLARAGVAALGAFVAPAAQAAIPNLVEPEDLPRANALLGSVWGAMLAVGAAVGGAFAVAFGRDAAFVADAATFVVAAALIAGVRRPMNAPRPAAGTRLRPIADTVDAVRYAAGHRPVLLLLFSKTGLGLAGGVVPLLAVYGTDVFHGGDAAIGLLLAARGMGALLGPLFARRHAARGTPTILLVCGAAGLVYGIGYLGVAASPVLGVALVAAFVAHLGGGAQWTLSNIGLQSETPDELRGRIFAADFALVTLTMSTSFLLSGWGSDTFGPRPVTVALALVASTWGVAYLTLTRTIRRPEPVHAGALAGADGPPAR